In Fibrobacter sp. UWH4, a single genomic region encodes these proteins:
- the thrS gene encoding threonine--tRNA ligase, which translates to MSQIELTFPDGSVRSVASGTTGLEIAKGISEGLARKALGVKLGDKVLDLTRPLTESGTIKIITPSNDDPDALMLLRHSCSHVLAEAICDLFPGTKLAYGPAIEKGFYYDLMTPTPIQQSDFERIEKRMKEIIKEDRPFTRCEVSAADGLKRTEGDKYKTDNAQRALAREGSDGTLSFYVTGEPGKNFEDLCAGPHVPSTGKLKNFKVLSMSGAYWHGDQNSDQLTRVYGTCFADKEGLETYLKFLEEAEKRDHRKIGKEMDLYHIEDHSPGMVFWHPKGTKMVNALKDYIRGKIDRRGYLEVITPEIVNKTLWIKSGHADKYNENMFKTLAGDVEMAVKPMNCPCHIQIFNTGLRSWRDLPMRLAEFGKCHRYEPAGTMHGLMRVRGFVQDDAHIFCTEDQIASEVADFCALVKEIYHDFGFDDIVVKFSTRPEKRVGSDEIWDKAEAALAEATKLAGLDYILNPGEGAFYGPKLEFTLKDSLGRDWQCGTIQVDFNLPQRLGAEYVGKDNQKHIPVMLHRAAVGSIERFLGILIEEFMGDFPLWLAPVQARVLPISEKFVDYAKQVEKELVNAGVRVEVDESNEKLGYKIRQCELQKVPYLLIVGEKEVADGVVSVRKRKDGDKGSMTVADFLKMTEDDRKVVR; encoded by the coding sequence ATGTCTCAAATCGAACTCACCTTCCCCGATGGCTCCGTACGTTCCGTAGCATCGGGCACCACCGGCCTCGAAATTGCGAAGGGCATTTCCGAAGGTCTTGCACGCAAGGCGCTTGGCGTCAAACTCGGCGATAAGGTCCTCGACCTCACGCGCCCGCTCACCGAGAGCGGCACCATCAAGATTATCACGCCGAGCAACGACGACCCGGATGCTCTGATGCTCCTGCGTCACAGCTGCAGCCACGTGCTTGCCGAAGCCATCTGCGACCTGTTCCCGGGCACCAAGCTCGCCTACGGTCCGGCTATCGAAAAGGGTTTCTACTACGATTTGATGACACCGACCCCGATCCAGCAGTCGGATTTCGAGCGCATCGAAAAGCGCATGAAGGAAATCATCAAGGAAGACCGTCCGTTTACCCGTTGCGAAGTCAGCGCCGCCGATGGCCTGAAGCGCACCGAGGGCGACAAGTACAAGACGGACAACGCGCAGCGCGCTCTCGCCCGCGAAGGTAGCGACGGTACGCTCAGCTTCTACGTGACTGGCGAACCGGGCAAGAACTTTGAAGACCTCTGTGCCGGCCCCCACGTGCCGAGTACCGGTAAGCTCAAGAATTTCAAGGTGCTCTCCATGTCTGGTGCTTACTGGCATGGCGACCAGAACAGCGACCAGCTGACCCGCGTCTATGGCACCTGCTTTGCCGACAAGGAAGGTCTCGAAACTTACCTGAAGTTCCTGGAAGAGGCCGAAAAGCGCGACCACCGCAAGATCGGCAAGGAAATGGACCTCTACCACATTGAAGACCATTCTCCGGGCATGGTGTTCTGGCACCCGAAGGGCACCAAGATGGTGAACGCCCTCAAGGACTACATCCGCGGGAAGATTGACCGTCGCGGCTACCTCGAAGTGATCACGCCGGAAATCGTGAACAAGACTTTGTGGATCAAGTCCGGCCACGCCGACAAGTACAACGAGAACATGTTCAAGACGCTGGCTGGCGACGTGGAAATGGCCGTGAAGCCGATGAACTGCCCCTGCCACATCCAGATTTTCAACACGGGGCTCCGTAGCTGGCGTGACCTTCCGATGCGCCTTGCCGAATTCGGTAAGTGCCACCGTTACGAACCTGCCGGTACCATGCACGGCCTGATGCGCGTGCGCGGCTTTGTGCAGGACGACGCCCACATTTTCTGTACCGAAGACCAGATTGCAAGCGAAGTGGCCGACTTCTGCGCCCTCGTCAAGGAAATCTACCACGACTTCGGTTTCGACGATATCGTGGTGAAGTTCTCCACCCGCCCGGAAAAGCGCGTGGGTTCCGACGAAATCTGGGACAAGGCTGAAGCCGCCCTCGCCGAAGCAACGAAGCTCGCTGGCCTCGACTACATCCTGAACCCAGGCGAAGGTGCCTTCTACGGCCCGAAGCTGGAATTCACGCTGAAGGACAGCCTCGGTCGTGACTGGCAGTGCGGTACTATCCAGGTGGACTTCAACCTCCCGCAGCGTCTGGGTGCCGAGTATGTCGGCAAGGACAACCAGAAGCACATTCCGGTGATGTTGCACCGCGCCGCCGTGGGTTCCATCGAACGCTTCCTCGGTATTCTTATCGAAGAATTCATGGGCGATTTCCCGCTGTGGCTCGCTCCGGTTCAGGCCCGCGTGCTCCCGATTTCCGAGAAGTTCGTTGACTACGCGAAGCAGGTCGAGAAGGAACTTGTGAACGCCGGCGTCCGCGTGGAAGTCGACGAATCTAACGAGAAACTCGGCTACAAGATCCGCCAGTGCGAATTGCAGAAGGTGCCTTACCTCCTCATCGTTGGTGAGAAGGAAGTTGCCGATGGAGTTGTCTCTGTGCGTAAGCGTAAGGACGGCGACAAGGGCTCTATGACTGTCGCTGACTTCCTCAAGATGACGGAAGACGACAGAAAAGTCGTCCGTTAG